From Cotesia glomerata isolate CgM1 linkage group LG2, MPM_Cglom_v2.3, whole genome shotgun sequence, a single genomic window includes:
- the LOC123258954 gene encoding uncharacterized protein LOC123258954 — MAEILNIQRPIIFDDSIAHCEVHAHQPYASATLNNNDEVRITIQNQNLCILPSKSVLHIIGKFTKNDNTAVANTTNFVNMGITHMIKEFRLLINGVEVDRNNNVGITILMKGYLSFSPNQLSTLENAGWLMNNEVKFTDDAGNFDFIIPLNVLSGFAEDYLKVLMNVQLEIILTISNSDINSYIQTNADAAAEEVKITLQKIEWIVPYITPADKEKIQTLNYIASDPAIPISFRTWELYEYPLLPATSKHIRAVKTSTQLEKPRYVVLGFQTARKNDARKDASKFDHCNLRNVKLFLNSQSYPYGDLNLDIPHNQYALLYHMYTDFQTSYYNKEAEPLLSKKKFLDQAPLCVIDCSKQNEAIKSGPVDIRLEFESVDRFAANTTAYCLIIHDRIIEYNPISSTVRKLV; from the coding sequence ATggcagaaattttaaatattcagcGACCAATCATATTTGATGACTCTATAGCTCATTGTGAGGTGCATGCGCATCAACCGTATGCATCAGCAACACTAAATAACAACGATGAAGTGAGGATAAcaattcaaaatcaaaatttgtgTATACTTCCAAGCAAAAGTGTACTACACATCATCGgtaaattcacgaaaaatgaTAATACAGCTGTTGCCAATACAACTAACTTTGTGAACATGGGAATAACTCATATGATCAAAGAGTTCCGACTATTGATAAATGGAGTAGAAGTGGATCGGAATAACAATGTTGGTATAACTATTTTAATGAAAGGATATCTATCATTTAGCCCAAATCAATTGAGTACTTTGGAAAATGCTGGCTGGTTGATGAATAATGAGGTTAAGTTTACCGATGATGCAGGAAACTTTGACTTTATAATTCCACTTAATGTTTTAAGTGGTTTTGCTGAAGATTATCTTAAAGTTTTGATGAATGTTCAACTTGAAATAATTCTAACGATATCAAACAGTGATATAAATTCTTACATACAAACAAATGCTGATGCTGCTGCTGAAGAAGTAAAAATCacacttcaaaaaattgaatggaTTGTACCGTATATAACTCCAGcagataaagaaaaaattcaaactctGAATTACATCGCCAGTGATCCTGCTATACCAATAAGTTTTCGGACTTGGGAATTGTATGAGTATCCTCTGTTACCTGCAACTTCAAAACATATTAGGGCAGTCAAAACCTCAACTCAGCTCGAAAAGCCACGTTACGTTGTTCTTGGATTCCAAACAGCAAGGAAAAATGATGCTCGGAAAGATGCTAGCAAATTTGATCACTGCAATTTACGAAAcgtcaaattatttttaaattcacaaaGTTATCCTTATGGTGACTTGAATTTAGATATACCTCATAACCAGTATGCTTTATTATACCATATGTACACAGATTTTCAAACATCATACTATAACAAAGAAGCCGAACCACTGCTAtcgaaaaagaaatttttggatCAAGCACCACTGTGTGTAATTGATTGCTCCAAGCAGAACGAAGCTATAAAATCTGGACCAGTTGACATTCGATTGGAATTTGAATCAGTTGATCGGTTTGCAGCCAACACAACAGCATACTGTTTAATTATTCACGATCGTATCATTGAATACAATCCTATAAGCAGCACTGTCCGTaagttagtataa